A window of Pedobacter lusitanus contains these coding sequences:
- a CDS encoding GNAT family N-acetyltransferase, protein MKENSMHITYKSDLNPSVDQVIELLNSSGLKRPTGDRDRIAQMYAHANLIISAWDADQLIGIARSLTDFSFCCYLSDLAVSKKYQQAGIGKELVKLTKEKIGPKTMLLLLSVPTAMEYYPKIGMDKVENAFIINRTE, encoded by the coding sequence TTGAAAGAAAATTCTATGCATATCACTTATAAATCAGACCTGAATCCGTCAGTTGATCAGGTTATTGAATTGTTAAACAGTTCCGGACTGAAAAGACCTACCGGAGACAGAGACAGGATCGCTCAAATGTATGCTCACGCTAACCTGATCATCAGCGCCTGGGATGCTGATCAGCTAATTGGTATAGCAAGATCTCTGACAGATTTCTCCTTCTGCTGCTATCTTTCAGATCTTGCAGTTAGTAAAAAATATCAGCAGGCAGGAATCGGAAAAGAGCTTGTAAAACTGACCAAAGAAAAAATTGGACCAAAGACCATGCTGCTGTTACTTTCAGTACCCACAGCAATGGAGTATTACCCTAAAATTGGAATGGATAAAGTAGAAAATGCATTTATTATTAACCGTACAGAATGA